TGTATTGAACATATTTTATAATTACAGTCACATGTAATTTTTAAGGACTATCTGTTTTTACATCCAGCAACTTGGGCCCCACGagacaaaaaggaagaaggtCTCCCCCCGCCCGAAGACTAGTTCTTTCAACTTATAAAAGGCGTCAAGTTCAACTCATAAATAACATCAAATtgggaaacaaaaagaaaaccacaaTAAAAAGTAAtactataaaataacaaaaacaagcTGTTAAacttccaaaaacaaaatccctagaagagaaagaagcaCCATTTTACTGGGTTTGTTAAGGTCAAGGTGTGTTTTTGTTTCAGAAAGACTCCTTTTTTTTGCTCTCCTGTTGTGTTGTTGATTATTGGCCATGTTGGTTGTAGTAATTCATTTTGGACTTATTAAATTGCATTATCTTTGGCAGGTATTCCTACTCTCCTTCCCCGAAACGATACAGTAGGTCCCTTTCGAGGTCTGTTTCGAGGTCGAGGTCAAATAACCCTAGTGGCTAGTAGTGGCAGCGTACCTCATGTTCCTAAGTGTTAATAATGCTAATAATCACAGCAATATGTATGTAACGTTTaataaacaatcaaacaatACAGTTTGTGTAAATGACCATTAGtatagtggtttggagtaatGATTCTTTCAGGCTATATTCTGAGTTCGAGTCATAGCATTAATGTAGTATgtatgtgtgagtttagttTATTATCGCTCTCCTCAAACTCCACTTGTTAAATCCAACGcaagcaaacaaaaaagagtcaAACATTTCTTCAAGCTCTCTTGGGTCTACTCTGTAAAAcaaaatacccaaaatacGAGTACCCAAGTCACTGGCCCACAAAAATTGCATCCAAAGCttgtaaattttaaattaaaaataataataattaggtGCCTTAATTTTTCTTACCACAACTAATcaagtacatatatatatatatgcgcTAGGCATTTGGTGGTGTCTATATTGCATGCATTTGTGCTGGTGAATTAAATATCATGTTGTTGCCAAATTCCAAatctaattttaatttaatgaaAGGCCGCAAACGGATTATCAAGCTAAAGCTTGTTGGTCTTCAatctaattatatatttaaaaactaAGACGCACCTGGATAACATGTGATACATTTTGGGGATGGAACAAGGAATAATGTTTACAAAGTTTGTTATTTGAAGTGGTTGTAATTGTACAGTGTATATTTCACCCCCATAAAcactcttctttttcttctttttttcgctttttgtttttgttaagaCCCAAGAAAGAGGGTTTGTTGGCCTCAACTAATTGTAATTCCCATTCGAATTTTGAACAGCAAAATGAATCAAAGAATGGTTTCACAAGAATCAGCCGACTATAATAAGTACAAACAAATGTAAAAGGTCATAAAAAGGACAATTTATAAATGTggcaatttctctttttcgaCTCAGATTAAAGAATGGCAATGGCTGTGCCTATATGTTGTACATAGAttacagcagcagcagcaggagAGGCAGGAACAGCAGCATCAGCAGCAGGAGGAACGACAGCAGGAGAAGCAGGAACAGCagcatcagcagcagcagtaacatATCGCCGGAACAAAAAGATAGCAGAGCAGGAAGGCACCCAGCACACACCCATGAAAGCAAACCATAGCAATGGGTGGAGGAATGTCGCAAGCGTCATTCAGTATGGAATCATCGATCCCAATAGgagaataaaaacaaagggTCCAAAACGGTTGCGGCCCAACAGAATTATGAGCATGTGATTCCAGACAGCATCAGCGTAAGTGAAATAACTAATTCTGTCAAGGAAATCATGATCTCACAAACGCAATTCTTGAAGGACCAAGTAGAGGTATGGCACTTACAGTATTGGAACCCGGGAGGATTAAGCCCGGCCGCATATAGAGTGGCGTAGACCAAGGTCACTGCCACGAGTAcgaaatttcttttttccacgATATCTGCATTGGGTTCCATGTCTGCATGGTGGAACTGCAGTAACAGTTGAGCACGCCGTTGTACCCAAGCCATGAAAGAattaaggaagaagaagaagatttgaAACTGTTATTAGAAATTgtggtttttccctttttataaaattcttattaaaacttttatatataaataataataaaataaatattagacagtaaagtaaaataaagagtcaagtaaacaaataaataaaacaagttaaGATTAAGAAAGCAAGCCTGGTATAGTgaaagcacgtcaaagacgctgtcctaaagcctttgtagcctccctacaTGCAGGTAatgacggtctacaagactccaagatacgaccccaATACGCAGGCTtaagatccgctatgagcacgttcACAGTCGGATAGAAAACTCCAAGCCACAGAACCGttgcccaaaaataatatagaaagtatggaatatgtgaaagtatgagaatagagaaatctgattgtaGTGTGTTtgaaatgtgaaggaggagtggccttttataggcatccaaaacTCGTAACCTCCAAACACATTTAACCATAAAAGTTGGTGGCaatgaatagaaaataaaaactgaaaattaaacaatttgtaactcctataataaataaaagaaactagccaaaaattaaaacagaaaataaaacgttttaaaatttaaaatcctttcaaataataacaatCCCCCACAaagggttttaaaattttaaaattgtaaaatataaagaaaatatacatatgGGCAACATAATACTATGCAATAGGTGTAGGTGCCTTCCGGGCTTGAACCTTCACTTAGTGATGATAGTTTCCATTTGAGGAACCTGAGTGTACACAGTATTGAACTCGGTACCTTTGaccaaacttcaacatatcccACACATAGTATTGGTTGAGGCTTGGAAGCGGGGTAGCGCTATTTATGGCCATGCGCTAATCTTGATTCTCATGAGAGTTGCTAGAGAATAGCCCAATTCTCACAGTCGCGGCCTCACGACGTCTCTCACTTAGGTGAGTTCTCCAAGAGTACATGTGACCTGCACCCTGCGGGAGATTGCCCGCCTCGAAACTCATTCAGGGATAACTCCCTTCCTAACGTCACATTATATAGCACTGATGTCATAGGGATGAGCATGAGGACATCTCTGGGATGCCTCCACATGATATAAACAATGCTCAATGAGTCACGCAATATGGATTGTTTCTACCCAttgaacttccttcatgggatCGCCAATCACAGAAGTTGGGTTACCTCCCTAGGTGACTCCCTTATGGGCTTAAGCCCATCCCCCTCGACATTTCTAGGACTCTGCTCCTAGAAAGACCTTTAGTCAATTGGTCAGCAATGTTGTTCTCCGACTTCACATACTCTAAAGACACAATGTTCTTACTTAATAGACTCTTCATAGATTTATATCTCACATGTATGTGTCTGTTCATTTTCCTATTTGTGTGAGATTGTTTCACCAAGTCTATTGTAGCCTTGCAGTCACAATGAATAGATAAAGCAGGCAATGGTTTCTCCACCATAGGCATATCCATTAATAAACTCTTAATCCATTCAGCCTTAGTGCAAGTAGTATCCAAAGCTATGAGTTCAGACTCCATAGTACTTCTAGAAATAATTGTTTGCTTCTTCGAACCCCATGAAATTGCAGCTCCACCTAATAAGAAAATGTAACCACTAGTAGACTTCACTTCTTCATTGTTAGTTATCCAATTTGCATCACTATATCCCTCTACTACATTTGGAAATCCTTTATAGCACAGTGAATAATCTATTGTTCCTCTTAGGTACTTGAAAACTCTTTCCAAAGCATTCCAATGTTCCTTGCTTGGATTATGTGTATACCTACTTAACCTTCCAAcagcataagcaatgtctggtctaGTCTTATTTGCAATATACAACAAAGAACCTATCATCTGGGAGTACTTCAGCTGAGAAAACGGTTCaccttgatttttctttaaatgaaCATTGGGATCATAAGGTGTTGGTGTGGGCTTACACTCAAAGTAATTGAACTTCTTCAACATCTTCTCAATAGTACTAGATTGACTTAGAGAGATTCCTTGTGTCGTCTTCTCAATTTTCATTCCTAAGATTACATGTGCTTCTCCCATATCTTTCATGTCAAAATTCCTAGATAAGTATGACTTCACATCATTCACAATCTCTAAATTCGTCCCAAAGATCaaaatgtcatcaacatatagGCACAAGATTACGTGTTCTCCATTATTCTCTTTATAGTAAACGCATTTATCATGACCATTAAACTTAAAATCATAATCTAGAATCACCTTGTCAAATTTCTCATGCCATTGCTTAGGAGCTTGCTTTAAGCCATATAAAGATTTAACCAACTTGCACACCTTGTGTTCTTGGCCCTTAACTATGAATCCTTCGGGTTGCTCCATATAGATCTCTTCATCTAAGTCTCCATTTAGAAACGCTGTCTTCACATCCATTTGATGAATCACTAAATTATGCACAGATGCTAAAGCTATCAAGGTCCTTATGGTGGTAATCCTAGAAACAGGTGAGTAAGTATCAAAATAATCTatccctttcttttgtgtaaAACCCTTAGCTACCAATCTCGCTTTGTACTTATCAATACTTCCATCAGGTTTCAACTTTTTCCTAAACACCCACTTGCACCCTATCGCTTTATTTCCAGCAGGCAAATTCGTTAACATCCatgtgttattttgaattatagaTTGAAACTCATCATTTATAGCCTCTTTCCAGAATGGTGCATCCACAGACATAACGGCTTCCTTATAAGTTGTGGGATCTCCTTCTACTAGAAAGGTATAGAAATCATCTCCAAAGTTCTTCTCAATTCTCGCCCTTTTGCTTCTTCTAAGTTCTTGAGATTCTAAATTTTCAATCGTAGTTGAGCTAGAAGGCTTTTCACTTATTTGTACTTCCTTAGAAATTCTTGTCTTGTACGGAAAAATATCTTCAAAGAATGTAGCATCTCTTGCTTCCATaattgtgttgtttgcaacCTCCTTTACTTCAGAGTTAATCACCAGGAATCTATTGGCACTACTATTTTTCGCATAACCGAGGAAAACTGCGTCTATAGTCTTAGGacctattttctttctctttggatCGGGTATGAGTACCTTAGCTAAACACCCCCACACTTTTAGGATTCTAAGGTTAGGTGATCTTCTTTTCCATAACTCATAAGGAGTTTTCTCATTATCCTTTAATGTTATCCTATTAAGTATGAAACAAGCAGTTAACATTGCTTCCCCCCACAAATTTTCAGGTAGTCCACTACTAAGAAGCATAGAATTTACCATATCCATCAGggttctatttttcctttcagccACTCCATTAGATTGGGGTGAATATGGTGGAGTAACTTCATGTATAATTCCATGTTCTTCACAAAACACTCCAAGCTCATTTGAGGTATACTCTCCACCTCTGTCAGATCTAAGtcttttaatctttttctcCAATTGGTTTTCTACCTCATTTTTATAAATCTTGAGTTTATTAAACACCTCATCTTTTGTCTTAATAAGATAAATATGACAATACCTAGAGAAGTCATCAATAAAAGTCACAAAGTACTTGTTTCCACCTCTAGTAGGAGACCTATTTGAATCACACACATCACTATGTATGAGCTCTAAGATTTGGGTGTTTCTCTCTACAGGTTTGAAAGAATTCCTAGTTTGTTTGGCTTGAACACACACTTCACATTTATGCTTAAGGTCTATGTTAGACTTAGGGATTAGCTCAAGATCCATTAACGTTTTGATTTTGCTCAAACTTACATGTCCTAACCTTCCATGCCATACATTACAAGATTCAACGTTAAAAACTTGAGGAGAAATTTTATTATCTTCAAAAACTACATTTATTTTGAACAATCCATCACAAACATATCCTTTTCCAATAAAGACATCGTTTCTAGTAATAACAATCCTATTCGACTCCATTACAATTTTGTATCCTTGTTTTACTAAGGACGATCCACTGATAAGGTTTCTCCTCACTCAGGAACATGTCGCACATCCTTGAGAGTTAGAGTCTTCCCAGATGTCATCTTCAATTCCACTTCTCCTATTCCACGTACTTGTGCGACGGTGTCATTTCCTAGGGTTACACTTCCTCCACTTGAGTTCtggtaatttttgaaaaaccGTTTGTCAAAACACACATGTACGTTTGCCCCAGAATCTAACCACCAATCACTATTACTTAAATATGCGACATTAACTAAAGGCTTAAAACTATACCTTAGATTGGGTTCATCTTGATCATCTTGATCCACCAACAcattcacttgggctttagGACCACTTTGTCCTTTGTTCCACTTAGGCTTGGGCTTGTAGGGCTCGGTCTTCTTGTAATGACAGTCTTTGGCCCAATGATTTGTTCTTCCACAAACGAAGCATGGTTGATCCTTATTGCCATTGGAATTGTTATGGGGTCTATTATGCTGACGATTTTGGTTTCGGTTGAATTGATTATGATTGGGTTGGCTATTTCTGTTTGTTCTCTTGAAAAATTTCCTTCCAGATTGGAAACGATTCCTATTGTTTGAAGTTTCCACTAGGTTCacatttgtcttttcttccttaGGCTTGTTACTTGATTTATGTTTCTCTTCAATCCTAAGGGAGTTTAAAACTTGGGTTAAGGTTAAAACTCCTTGTTTGTGCCTAAGGTTTTTTGCAAAGTTTAACCAACTTGGGGGTAATTTATCTATGAGACAAGAGACTTTAAACTCTTCACTAAACTTAGTACCCTTAAGTTctattttccttaaaaaatcTTGGTACTCATGAATTTGTTCACTTACAGTTTTATTCTCAACCATCATATAGTTATTAAAGTTTGAGATTGTAAAACGATCTATTCCCGCATCTTCTATCCCATATTCAGCTTCTAATTCATCCCACaaagtttttgcatttttagtATCTTGATAAACATCATACAGATCATCGGAGAGAGCACTAAGGATTCTATTATGGCAATGATATTCTAATTCTTCTTTGGTCATCTTCTCCTTAGTTTTAGAAGTGGTTTCAGTAGTTTTATTAGGTGTGGTTTGATCTTCTAGGGCAGAAACTAACCCTAAAACAGTTAACCAATATTTAAGTTGTCTTTGCCACCTCTTAAAATTTGTCCCATTAAATTTTCCTGGTTTTAACATTATTGGTTTCTACACTATCCATTTCAATTCCAATAAACAGTAATGAagcaacaaaatctgaaatttaaatataatagaaATTAAGATTGAATATTAATCAAACAGTTGGTGGACAAACAATAACTTAAAGAAACAAACGTGCCAAATTTATGACAAAATATctaactttaattttgtcttaaAACAACGGTTACAAAATCTGATgcacttaattaatttttaaatttgtttggggttggtAACCAAAGcgtgttttgttttaaaacaaCGGTTACAAAATCTGATgcacttaattaatttttaaatttgtttggggttggtAACCAAAGCGTGTGAGCAATCAAAACACAAGCAAACCTGAAACGAGTAACTAAAACTTTCCAACAGTGGTACTTAAGGTTTTGAATAATAACtttaataagtttttttttaaaaaaagttgcagAGCAATTAGGTTAGAGGTTTAATATTGGTATAACTTTGGACTTTAAAGCTATAGTTTTGAAAAACTGTATAGACAAGCAATAATAGGAAAACACAGCTAATGAAGACAGAGAGTGTTTACGATTTGGAGAAACTTATAGCAACAACAAATACGGTAAGAATAATTTTAacttacaaaggctttagattGTTATTAGAAATTgtggtttttccctttttataaaattcttattcaaaacttttatatataaataataacaaaataaatattaaacagtaaagtaaaataaagagccaagtaaacaaataaataaaacaagttaaGATTAAGAAAGCAAGCCTGGTATAGTgaaagcacgtcaaagacgctgtcctaaagcctttgtagcctccctacgtgcaggtaatgacggtctacaagactcaAAGATACGACCCCAATACGCAGGCTtaagatccgctatgagcacgttcACAGTCGGATAGAAAACTCCAAGCCACAGAACCGTTGCCCAAAATAATATagaaagtatggaatatgtgaaagtatgagaatagagaaatctgattgtaGTGTATTtgaaatgtgaaggaggagtggccttttataggcatccaaaacTCGTAACCTCCAAACACATTTAACCATAAAAGTTGGTGGCaatgaatagaaaataaaaactgaaaattaaacaatttgtaactcctataataaataaaagaaactagccaaaattaaaacagaaaataaaacgttttaaaatttaaaatcctttCAAATAATAACAGAAACAACAGGATTTGAGAGATGCAGAGGGGGGGAAGCGAAGCAACGATGGGGTTAATGTCCAAATGGCTAAACACCTGTTCTTGTCCAAATGTCTAAAACCCTGCCTGTCATCCAGACCCAAAATATCCTATTGAACATTACAGTCACATGTAATTTTAAGGACTATCTGTTTTTACATCCAGCAACTTGGGCCCCACGagacaaaaaggaagaaggtCCCCCCCACCCAAAGACTAGTTCTTTTAACTTATAAAAGGCGTCGAGTTCAACTCATAAATAGCATCAAATtgggaaacaaaaagaaaaccataataaaaagtaatactataaaataacaaaaacaaaatccctagaagagaaagaagcaCCATTTTACTGGGTTGGTTAAGGTCAAGGTGTGTTTTTGTTTCAGAAagactccttttttttttgctctcCTGTTGTGTTATTGATTATTGGCCATGTTGGTTGTAGTAATTCCTTTTGGACTAGTTAAATTGCATTATCTTTGGCAGGTATTCCTACTCTCCTTCCCCGAAACGATATAGTAGGTCGAGGTCAAGTTCAAGGTTGTGCTTTTAACCAAGCTGCTTCTCATTTGGCCCAATTTATTGAATCTTTTTTACTATAatcctaatttaatttcaattcttcctctctctcccacaGACATTTCGACTCAGCTTTGTTTCTCCTCCGtcctttcctttccttcactctatttattcttctcttctcctttAATCCCATTTGTTACATTTCGACTACAACTGCCTGTAGTTCTCTGTCAAGCTTACATATTTGCTAACGGTATCtttgaaagaaaatgataTGCATTTGAcccaaactctgctttttctttttccttctattttcTTCATAAATTGATATTTAAGAGTGTTTCTTAATGGGCTTTTGAGCCCCATTGCAACTTACAACCAAAATGAGATGGACTCACATTTTAATTTGTGTTAGAAAATCTTTGTAATATGGAGTATGGGCCAACTACTTTTAGACCCACAACGATGTTTTGTAAGCCAGCCAAAGACCTCCAAGTTAAAGACAATAAACAGttaaaaaatcttcaaatggATTCCTATATTTAAATCATATACTATATAGGCATAAAAAATTCTTATAATCTTAATTATTTACTTAAAATATGCCATGTCTTAAGATTGAGAAGAATTGCCACGATAATATTTGAGTTAAAGGTTTACCGTGCATGGTTAATTACTCCAGGGGAGGGTTGTATCATAGCTTAAGATTTAGAAGCTATAAAGGAATTTCATATAATTGCAATTATAATTGGTGACTGCCATGCAATCACCAAAATTACTGATATTCATTCAGATACAAAGTTTTTATGGTTATTTTTCTAAGAAACATGATCCcatagatattttatttcatttcaaattcTACACTTGTTTGGTTTTTCGGGTTGGTAATCAATTTGTGGTTTTTTCCAACCACTACGTACAAGCAGTTAAAGACAATAAATCATCCAATTTGGTGAGCCACTTTTCTCCAAATTTTGAACATAATCTCGCATTGAGGTCATCAACCTACACTTGATTTCTTCCCCCTAAATATGAAACGGGGTCGTTGACCAATTATTACGTCTTTGGCTTAAGTTGGTTTTCAACACGTGAACGGCCAACCCTTTCTCAACTggtaaaaattataattattaaagCCCTGAAATTAAGGTGATGAGAAAGTCTTTCCTTTTctgactttcttttttgttcattCATTTACCATTTCGTTTCGTAcaagactctctctctctctctctctctctctctcaattccattattatataaacaaatgaaaaattcGGTGATTTACCACTTCAACAAAATGTCCacaattttgagtttgaaatagTAAACCTACCAccctccatttttttttaatcatttatttaattaatcatatGAATTAAAAATCCAATATTTGTGTTAATAAAGCGTTTGATTGTAGTTAGTGGGATATGAACTTAATCCAATTAGAAGGGTCTTATGAGTGGTTGAATATAAAAGAGCCCGGGAAGGAAAAAATTGGAGACAACCGACTAACAACTATCTTTGAAGCTTTCAGCCACCAAACGCCAAAAAGCACACGACAAATCCAAAGCCATAGACATGGACAACTTCCATTCATTCGATGtcaacaaaaacaatacaGAAGCTTCCAACAGATTCAGTTTCAATAATCCCATCTCTTCAAATCCACCAAAAGCTTCATGGCTGTGATGATTCAGCAGCCATGGCGGCTGCTGCTTCTCAATCTCAActtgttctttgttttttgcttttacGGTATTTTTGTCCTTCCTTCCTGTCATGGCCAAAATATTGAAACTTTCTATCCATTTCCAGCTCTAGCTCCAGCTCCAGCTCCAGCTCCAACACCACAGATTGCTCCAATCTCTCCTTCATTGCCCCCGCCAACACAAGCAAAACCGCAGCCACAGCCAGTGCTGCCAGCTGTGCCACAAAAGTCTTCAACCAATAAGAGTTCGATTGCAAAGGCAGTGGGCGCAACTGCAGCTTGCACTCTGGTGGTTTCTgggttggttttctttttagtcCAACGGTTCGTGGTTGCAAAGCGGAGAAGAAAGATTAATGGTGGTGGCAGTGGTACTAGTAGCACAGGCTCCCAAGGAGGCCGGCCTCAGCCTCCTGTGGTGGATCGCAATGAGTTTGCAAGATATGATGGAAATTTTAAGGGGTTCATTGTTGATGAGAATGGCCTGGATGTGCTTTACTGGAGAAAGCTTGAAGAGAGAAACTCAAAGAAGAGTTTCAATAAGGAGGTTTTGCGCAATCCCAagaatggagaagaaattaatggtgatgatgatgatgatgatgatgatgaaggtATTAGAAGGAGAAAGCATGAGCCTATACAAGAAGTTCCTCTGCTCAGAGGAAAGTCTTCATCATCCCACATCAATGATGTATCAGAAGTAAGTGATCCGAATCAAATTAGATCAATGGCTCTCAAGGCTGTTGAGAAATCAGAGCCAGAAGTTGAGCTAACTATTCGATCATCAAGTCCTCCGCCTCCCCCTTCTCCACCACCAACACCGCCGCCGCCACCTCTGCTGCCTCCTTTGCcaatttcaaataagaaaaGCCCCGCGGcacctccacctcctccaccaccatcaaCAATTGCAGCTAAGAATAGTTCTGCACCGCCGCCGCCTCCACCACCAAAGCCTAAAGCACGTAGTTTGAACGCCTTGTCAAAACCGTCTACGGGGCCAAAAGGGATGGAGGGTGATAGTAAACCAGCAGAGTCTTCATCAGGAGCAGGAAATGGTCAGGTAAAACTGAAGCCACTGCATTGGGACAAAGTGAATACTAATAATACTCAGCATTCCATGGTCTGGGACAAGATTGATGGTTCATTTAGGTAATGATAAAAGTTTAATTTTACCAAGATTTATATGCAACAGTTACCCCAATtgtatttggtttttattattctgAAACTAACAATCTTGCTATTTCCAGATTTGATGGTGACCTTATGGAAGCTctttttggatatgttgccACCAACCGGTTATCCCCCCAGAGAGACAGCAACCAAGTGAACCCAAGAGGCACCAACGTTGGTCCATCACCACAGATCTGTATCCTAGATGCCAGGAAGTCCCAGAACATTGCAATTGTTATAAAGTCATTGACCATTTCTCGCAAGGAAATCCTTGATGTGCTCATGGAGGGTAGAGGTCTAAATGCAGAGACTCTTGAAAAGCTTGC
The window above is part of the Prunus dulcis chromosome 1, ALMONDv2, whole genome shotgun sequence genome. Proteins encoded here:
- the LOC117628489 gene encoding formin-like protein 4 yields the protein MAVMIQQPWRLLLLNLNLFFVFCFYGIFVLPSCHGQNIETFYPFPALAPAPAPAPTPQIAPISPSLPPPTQAKPQPQPVLPAVPQKSSTNKSSIAKAVGATAACTLVVSGLVFFLVQRFVVAKRRRKINGGGSGTSSTGSQGGRPQPPVVDRNEFARYDGNFKGFIVDENGLDVLYWRKLEERNSKKSFNKEVLRNPKNGEEINGDDDDDDDDEGIRRRKHEPIQEVPLLRGKSSSSHINDVSEVSDPNQIRSMALKAVEKSEPEVELTIRSSSPPPPPSPPPTPPPPPLLPPLPISNKKSPAAPPPPPPPSTIAAKNSSAPPPPPPPKPKARSLNALSKPSTGPKGMEGDSKPAESSSGAGNGQVKLKPLHWDKVNTNNTQHSMVWDKIDGSFRFDGDLMEALFGYVATNRLSPQRDSNQVNPRGTNVGPSPQICILDARKSQNIAIVIKSLTISRKEILDVLMEGRGLNAETLEKLARIAPTEEEQSQILEYNGDPTRLADAECFLYHILKAVPNAFTRLNAMLFRYNYDLEILNLKESLQTLELGCKELRTRGLFMKLLEAILKAGNRMNAGTSRGNAQAFNLSSLRKLSDVRSSDGKTTLLHFVVEEVIRSEGKRCVINTNHSLSRSSSQSHNRNLSSENLKPKEDREKEYMMLGLPMVGGISAEFSNVKKAAAIDYDSFAGTCSALTTRVAEIRELVIQCENNGGGRFVREMKAFLEAAEEELTVVREQQKSVMELVKKTTEYYQAGVSKDKGAHSFQLFVIVKDFLGMVDQACVEISRNIQKRKTVTTSLGTSSANSPPRNPVRFPILPKNFMSGNSRSTNSDSDNDF